The Cyanobacteria bacterium GSL.Bin1 genomic sequence GGCTTGTAATCCTAACGGATATTCTTCCTTGCTGCGATCGCGCACCGAGATTATTGAGTTTTACTCAATTGCTCAACAAATGTTTTATGCTCTGAGGAACTAATTCCTGAGTTGAGCGCGGATAGCACCTGTTGCATCTCTCCCGCCAACAGCGCCGATACATCCAACCATAATCCAGGAAAAAAGGGACTTTTCAAAATTCCTGATTCATCTGGGGATAATTGCTGATAGGTTCCTTCTGCCCAAATATACCACCGAAACTCCTGATCCTCGACCAACCAAACCAAATATTCCCGTACTCCATTGCGACGGTAAACCTTTAACTTATCGTGTAAATCATAGGAGGCGCTACTGCTGGCAACTTCCATAATTAATTCTGGTGCTCCCTCAAGGTAATCATCTTCACTAATCCGAGAGTTTCCCCCCACTGATTCATCCAAACGCAACAGGGCATCGGGTTGCGGTTCATTATCAAAGTCTAATCTGACTGTTGTATTATCTGCGGTTTCTAATCTTGGGGTGGATATTGCGTAATTGCCCAACCAAATCATGATTTGACTGTGGGGTAAGCCATGCTGTCGATATCTTAAGGGGGATGCCACGTAAACCACTCCTTCAATTAATTCCGCTTTTTTCACATTGGGCATTCGGTGATACCGACGCTCAAATTCCTCACGGGTGACGCGATCGCCGTTTTCTAAAATCGGGAGGTTTTGAAAGAGAGTTGAAGAGGAACTCATAGTTAAGATTAAAAAGTGATTGTAAGCTTAGGAAATCTAAAGGCAACCCGTTTTCATCGAGGGAGGGCTGTTTCTAGCTCCAAATCAGGTCTAAGTTGAGAACCAAGCCAGGGAGGACATCTTCTCCGCTAAGAGATTTCGGGTTTTGCAGAATCTCAACCGCCTGCCCCTGACGATAAATTTCTACCTTTCGAGTTTTAGGCTCAATTAGCCATCCTAGTCTTACCCCATTGTCTAAATATTCCAGCATCTTTCCTTGTAGGTCTTTATACTTTTGTTTTTTCAGGTCGCTAGGGCTAACTAATTCAATTACAAAGTCTGGAACTAGGGGAGGGAAGCCATCTTGTTCTTCTGGAGTTAAGGATTGCCAGGTTTCTAACCTCACCCAAGCCACATCGGGAGAACGTCTGGCTCCATTGGGCAGAATAAAAATCGTTGAGGAGTCAAAAGCGACACCTAAACCAGTGCTTCGGTTCCAAAAGCCTAAATCCAGGTAAAGATTAAAGTTGCATTTCCCAGCACTGCCACCCGTTGGAGGCATAGTAATTAATTCTCCTTGTGCTGTCAGTTCCATGCGAACATCTGTGTTCGTCTCGGCAAGTTCGTCAAACTGTCTGGAGGTCACTTTAAAGCCATTAGGAATAATGATGGCAGTCATAAGATTTAGCTCCTTCTTTGATTAATAAGTTTTACCCAACTCCTCAACCAACCCTTGATGCTTAAAACTTTAGCTAAGGGCGCGATCGCGCTCTTCAATTTCTTGACCAACGGTTAAAGCAGGCGCCTTCCGTTTTCCGAAGGCGTAATCTTTGACTTCCACAGGTACTACATTTAATATTACTCATTACTTTTTCCTCTAGTTTTGGGATTAATAAATTTAGGCGGTAATTTTTCTAATGTCCATGTTCCAGGTACATCTTCCTGAATTTTTAGCGCGATCGCTCGGGGAACTAGGGCTGAAATGAGGAGTAACTCACTCATCATGTTTGGGAGGTTTAATTACAAGGTATTAATAATCTCAGCTTTAGTGACTCCTTGATCTCGAGAAACTACTCGCAAAATACTATTCAACATCCCTAAGCACGATCGAGTCGAACTGTTGCATTATCACGAACCATTATAATGAGGCGTAGCAATTTCACATTGGATGAGCCAACCAATTATCCAACTGTGAGGTCTGCCATGTCGGGTCACTCTAACGGGAGAGGGCACGTAAACGACTCCTTCGATTAACTCTGCTTTTTTCACATTGGGCATTCGGTGATAGCGTTGTTCAAATTCCTCAGGGGTCACGCGATCGCCGTTTTCTAGAATGGGGAGGTTTTGAGAAGAGATTAAACGAGCACTCATCGCAGATTGAAGATTGGTTATAGGCTAGCATAACTTAAGGTAACCAGTTTTCATCCAAGACTTGATCGAGGGGCGCGATCGCGCTTTCAGGGAAGGTATTGAGCGAAAGCTGAGAGCGTTGAGACGCAATTTTTCGGGCTTCGGCGTAACATTGAGGATAAATTTCGTACAGATAAGGTTGCAAACTGGGACTCTCTTCCAATTCATCTCGAATGAGTTGACGAAAGTTTGTAATTTCAGCTTGCCAATGTCCCTGATTTCTCGCTTTCTCAGCTTGCCAATATTTAAGTTTAAGTAAATGTTCAATTAAATTTTTAAGCAGGCTTTTCAACTTCTTCTTATCACGCCGAGCCAAATCTGATATTTCCTCAATTAAATTCTCCCAATCAATCGCTTCCAATTCATGATTTTGGAGTTTTTTCACCGTTTCCAACACCCAGAGATGGTAATCCGTTTCATAGAGTTGTTTTTGTGCTTGTTGAGATTGTGCAACCATGTTTTTTGATTTTGCTTTACGGCAACTTGTTTTCTCCTAAAACCTATTCTAAAGGCGCAATCTTCCAGTATAGTTAATTTCTTCTAATTCACTGGGACTTCCCTGGTTGACTGACAAAACATGGGAGCTAAGGTATTGAAGTGATTATGAAACAAGGAATTAAAGCAGTTGACAAAGAGAAAGGGGAGTCAGCATTCTTAAAGATAGAAACCACTCATATCAAAAAGAAGTTGTAAACTACCCGACGCTGACCTTTGGTACAGTGCGGGCTTTTAGTAGCCCTCCATCTATTGCACAAGACAACAGATAGGAGCCTCCAGGTGAACAAAACTCCCCCCTTTACAATGCCCTTAACTCATGGATAGGTCAAGCCTGTGATTGGAAACATTTGGGACATCTGACAACCTGTATCTGGCTCCTAGTAGCCCTCATTCATACTGGCAGCGTTAACCTAACCAAATGGTCTGTCTACATACCATGCCGAGGATTATATGCCCAGAGCAAGCAAAGACGGATTCAACGCTGGCTCAACAACCCTAGAATCAATGTTCATCGATTGTACAAACCATTGATTAAAGCTGCCTTGGCAGAATGGTAAGAACAAAGCATCTTTCTGGCATTGGATACCTCAATGTTTTGGGATGAGTATTGTTTGGTTCGTTTATGTGTGATTCACAGAGGACGAGCCTTACCAGTAGTCTGGCGGGTGATGAAACACGAGAGTGCTAGTATTTCCTTCAAAAATTATCAGGAAATGATTCAACAATCACAGACGAGATTACCACAGGGAGTAGGAGTTTACAGTGGGGGACTTAAAAGACCTATTTCGACGGCATGGGGTTAAGTAAAGCACCCTAAAATATCCGAGATCGCGCTTTATACGGAATCAAGATTATGTTACGTGACTACTAACTTTCTGCATCAGTATCAAGTAACTCCAACGTTCCGCTTCACCCGCCACTAGTAGCGTCTCGGACTTAACGACAAGACTCGATACGGTCGGTGTGCAACGGGATTGTTAGACTGTGCCAACTTTGCGGAGTTCGACCTGTCCGCCTTCAAAAACCTGCATCATTAGCTGATAACCCTCCATCAGCGACATTCCAACAAGTGGTTCTGAATCAGCTTCGTCTACTGGAATTGTGACCAGTGCCCCATCCCAGACTACAACTGCTTCGTAAACGTCGAAAATACATTCACTACTATCTCCAAGAATTCAAGAATTGCTCGTCCTCGCCTTTTCCATGTCAAATTCAGTTGAGTGATTAGGTCTGGAGGCAGAGAAAGCCAGCCGTTAAAGCCTGTATCCACAATCGCATCTTGTGTATAAATTTTGCCATCGGAGTCACAAACGGAAAGTGGAATAATCGGTTCAAACTCCCCGTTGACGATTCCGGTCATCATTCGGTTCTCTTGGTGCGTCCGCCGAATCGACGAACATGGCGAGAACCAATGCGGACCATCCAGATTTGAGCGTCTGGGTGACGGGCTTCGAGGCGATCGCAAGCAGCAATTTCGCTTTTATCAACTTCAAAGTCTCCACTTTCAAGATCAATTGCTACTATCTTGCCGTAATTACCTGCCTCAACTTGGGGGCGCACCTGAGATTCATAAATCTCATCGCCACGGCGAGCATATTCTTCCTTGCTATAGCGGGGTTGTCGTCCTGTCATAATTAGGACTGAGGTTTGAGGATGAACAATAGCAATTCTAGCTGATTTGAGAAGGGTTAAACCTTAATCAAAAAGGGGAGGGTTAAGTAAAGCACCCTAAAATATCTGAGATCGCGCTTTATACGGAATCAAGATTATGTTACGCGAGTACTAACTTTCTGCATCAGTGTCAAGTCACTCCGACGTCCAAGGTCAGCGGCGGACTGAGATGTTTCTGAAAAAACGGGACGCGATCACCCGTCCGCTGCACTGCATAGTTAGACTTTGACAATAACTGAATTCTATCACTTTCTAGCAATGATCGCATTTTCTTAGTTCTGCGATCACAAACTGAATTACCAAGGAGGACTAATGTTTTAAGTTTTGCAGGGGCAATTAGCCTTGAACGATCACCGATAACCTCTCTGTGTACCGTGGGCGCCAACCAAAGTTAGTTTGCTGGCAACTACTCAATTTTCACTCCAATAGCCAAGCGAACAAATCTTTGATTGTAAGCTGAAACTCGTTTGCAAATGATGGTATTGGAACAACTTGATCTGGCTCGTCCAATACTTCAGGTTTGTGATTTTGACGATAGACAAACACAGTTTGTTCATCTGGATCGATTAACCACCCCATTTGGGTTTCATATTTCAGGCAATGAAGGATATTCTTTGTTACTTTTGTCTGGCTTTGATCAGGAGATAGAATTTCAATTGTCCAATCTGGCGCAACAGGAAATGTATTAGCTACTGCCCCATTCTGATCGCGGGGAATGCGGCTCCAAAGAAAGACTGCAATATCAGGAACAGTTGAACGGCCACCAAAGGTACAACGTAGCTCAGGAAACGCACGAGCGATACGCTTAGACTTAACTATACCATTGATAGCAGATACGAGTTCTCCTTGGATAATACTGTGTTTACCTTGAGGCATTGGTTTCTGAATAATTTGACCATCAATATATTCGCTCGCCGGCTTCGTTTCTGGTAATTGCAAAAACTCGGTCAAGGTCAGTGTTTTAGATGATGTTTGTAACATTTGGGTTTACCCTTCTATTTGCCAAACTCAGAACTCGCTCTCTATTTTAATGTTAATTAACTTTGCATTTAACGCCCAAATTAGACTTTGACAATAATTGAATTTTATCATCTTCTAGCAACGATCACGCTTTTTGGGTTCTGCGATCGCGCCTTGTCTAGACGACTTTGGTATGACTAACGGCATAGTTAAATGTTGACAAGCAAGTTTAGCATCTCCGCCAGGATTTCGATACTGTCCGTTGCAGCGCGGTGTTAGCCTACTTTAGACTTCAATGTAGATGTAGACTTCTTCTCTGTAAAGAGGGGTTAAGTAAACCACCCTAAAATATCGCGCTTTGTACGGAATCAAGATTATGTTACGCGAATACTCACTTTCTGCATCAGTATCAAGTAACTCCAACGTTAGACCTCACCGCGACTCTAGCAATTCTTCAACAGTCAATTCGATGTCGCTTGCAATTTGCCGTAGAAGCCTGGGAGAAATATCACGTCCTTTATGAAAGGGAACAGTTGTGCCTCGACCATCTTCATGCCGAAACTGCTTGTGTGAACCTTTTTGACGAACCTCTACAAAACCTAAATTTTCTAGAATACGTACAACCTCTTGCAGCTTCAGAACGGGAATGTCACTCATTGCTTACTGAACCACAATCTGTTGTGTCCCCACAAACTCCGTCTTGAATACTATTTCCTCATCTTCCAGGAGCATTTCAATTACTTCACCAAGATTCTCGTGCAACTCATCCAAAGTTTCGCCTTGGGAGTGCGCTCCAACAAACCCAGGAACATAACCAACATAGAGGTTAGTGTCAGAATCTCGCTCGACAATTGCAGTGAAGGTTCTCATAAGCTAGTTATTCTACTCGACTAGTCAACTTTTAGTTTTGCCAAGATTTTTAAGCGCTCAAGATAGTTTTTCATGTGTTCATTACTCTCTGTTGGAACACAGCCATCATTATACAAATAAATAAAAGTCCGTTAGGACATCCTTAAAATATCGGCGATCGCGCTTTATATCCCGCTTTGTACGGAATCAAGATTATGTTATACGAGCACTCACTTTCTGCATCAGTGTCAAGTAACTCCAACGGCTAAGTTGAGTGGCGGCTAGTACCCTCTGCATCCTCACCGAGATCTCCTGCCTGTCCGCTCCAACGTATTGTTAGACCGCGCTTCGGAGGCAAGCTGACAACTTCTCTTCCGCCTTCTGCTTGCTTCTTCTGCCAATCTGCAAACATTGCATCCAAATCGTAATTAAAGGATTTAGCGTGTTCTTCGCGGATTTTATGAATTTCATCTAAGATTTCATCTTGCCACATGGCTCAATCTCCTAATAATTCGTAGGGAGTGCAGATTACGGGTAACTGATATCCAAAATCAAGGCCGATCTCCTCAAGCTTCCTCTGAATC encodes the following:
- a CDS encoding Uma2 family endonuclease, with protein sequence MSSSSTLFQNLPILENGDRVTREEFERRYHRMPNVKKAELIEGVVYVASPLRYRQHGLPHSQIMIWLGNYAISTPRLETADNTTVRLDFDNEPQPDALLRLDESVGGNSRISEDDYLEGAPELIMEVASSSASYDLHDKLKVYRRNGVREYLVWLVEDQEFRWYIWAEGTYQQLSPDESGILKSPFFPGLWLDVSALLAGEMQQVLSALNSGISSSEHKTFVEQLSKTQ
- a CDS encoding Uma2 family endonuclease → MTAIIIPNGFKVTSRQFDELAETNTDVRMELTAQGELITMPPTGGSAGKCNFNLYLDLGFWNRSTGLGVAFDSSTIFILPNGARRSPDVAWVRLETWQSLTPEEQDGFPPLVPDFVIELVSPSDLKKQKYKDLQGKMLEYLDNGVRLGWLIEPKTRKVEIYRQGQAVEILQNPKSLSGEDVLPGLVLNLDLIWS
- a CDS encoding DUF29 family protein, whose product is MVAQSQQAQKQLYETDYHLWVLETVKKLQNHELEAIDWENLIEEISDLARRDKKKLKSLLKNLIEHLLKLKYWQAEKARNQGHWQAEITNFRQLIRDELEESPSLQPYLYEIYPQCYAEARKIASQRSQLSLNTFPESAIAPLDQVLDENWLP
- a CDS encoding Uma2 family endonuclease; this encodes MLQTSSKTLTLTEFLQLPETKPASEYIDGQIIQKPMPQGKHSIIQGELVSAINGIVKSKRIARAFPELRCTFGGRSTVPDIAVFLWSRIPRDQNGAVANTFPVAPDWTIEILSPDQSQTKVTKNILHCLKYETQMGWLIDPDEQTVFVYRQNHKPEVLDEPDQVVPIPSFANEFQLTIKDLFAWLLE
- a CDS encoding addiction module toxin, HicA family, whose amino-acid sequence is MSDIPVLKLQEVVRILENLGFVEVRQKGSHKQFRHEDGRGTTVPFHKGRDISPRLLRQIASDIELTVEELLESR
- a CDS encoding type II toxin-antitoxin system HicB family antitoxin; translation: MRTFTAIVERDSDTNLYVGYVPGFVGAHSQGETLDELHENLGEVIEMLLEDEEIVFKTEFVGTQQIVVQ